A genomic region of Leptotrichia massiliensis contains the following coding sequences:
- the rho gene encoding transcription termination factor Rho, with protein sequence MIKDILSQNVTKLKKMAKEYKIENFSGMSKLELINAILIKKGEERGKTYGFGKLDVIGDGNYGFLRNTSIGPDVYVSMSQIKRFFLRNEDIVFGELRIPIGTEKNYGILKVLLVNGDLPEKSLERPYFDDLVPSYPDEKLNLGSGEISSRIIDLISPIGKGQRGLIVAPPKAGKTVLLSTIANDIIKYNPEIDVWILLIDERPEEVTDIKENVKEAEVYAATFDEDPRVHTEVTENVLRMAKRQVERGKDILILMDSLTRLARSYNITIPSSGKLISGGIDPNALYYPKRFLGAARNIKNGGSLTIIATALVETGSRMDEVIFEEFKGTGNMEIILSRTLEQLRIFPAIDALKSGTRREELLIPRENLEKIWKLRRELSEMSEVEGMRNLIELIKKYKNNDELLEDLYKTKKGK encoded by the coding sequence ATGATAAAGGATATTCTTTCACAAAATGTGACTAAGTTAAAGAAAATGGCAAAAGAATATAAAATTGAAAATTTTTCAGGAATGTCAAAACTTGAACTTATAAATGCTATTTTGATTAAAAAAGGAGAAGAAAGAGGAAAAACTTATGGATTTGGGAAGCTGGATGTAATTGGAGATGGAAATTATGGATTTTTGAGAAATACTTCAATTGGTCCTGATGTTTATGTTTCAATGTCACAAATAAAAAGATTTTTCCTAAGAAATGAAGATATTGTATTTGGAGAATTAAGAATACCAATTGGTACAGAGAAGAATTATGGAATTTTAAAAGTATTGCTAGTAAATGGAGATTTGCCTGAAAAATCACTCGAACGTCCATATTTTGACGATTTAGTGCCATCATATCCAGATGAGAAGTTAAATTTGGGAAGCGGAGAAATTTCTTCAAGAATTATTGACTTAATTTCACCAATTGGAAAGGGTCAGAGAGGGCTTATAGTTGCACCGCCAAAAGCTGGGAAAACTGTACTCCTTTCTACAATTGCAAATGATATTATAAAATATAATCCAGAAATTGATGTGTGGATTTTACTAATTGATGAAAGGCCGGAAGAAGTTACAGATATTAAGGAAAATGTGAAGGAGGCGGAAGTGTATGCCGCAACTTTTGATGAAGATCCAAGAGTACATACAGAAGTTACAGAAAATGTGCTTCGAATGGCAAAAAGGCAAGTGGAACGTGGAAAGGACATTTTAATTTTAATGGACAGTTTAACAAGATTGGCACGTTCGTATAACATAACAATCCCATCAAGTGGAAAATTGATTTCAGGAGGAATTGATCCGAATGCCCTTTATTATCCAAAAAGATTTTTAGGTGCCGCAAGAAATATAAAAAATGGTGGAAGCCTTACGATTATTGCAACTGCACTTGTTGAAACTGGAAGCAGAATGGATGAAGTAATTTTTGAAGAATTTAAAGGGACAGGAAATATGGAAATTATTTTAAGCCGAACACTTGAACAGTTAAGAATATTTCCAGCAATTGATGCATTAAAGAGTGGCACAAGACGTGAAGAATTATTAATTCCAAGAGAAAATCTGGAAAAAATCTGGAAGTTGCGAAGAGAACTAAGTGAAATGTCAGAAGTTGAAGGGATGAGAAACTTAATTGAACTAATAAAGAAATACAAGAATAATGATGAATTGTTAGAAGATTTATATAAAACAAAAAAAGGAAAATAA
- a CDS encoding cupin domain-containing protein has translation MFGNVKNEAGLLFNKGNFKLVKKILKKDEEIAKHNHEDEEIIFTVLKGKMEMFLNETEKHILVPGDILHFDGINFINGSALEDSEVSVTLIKK, from the coding sequence ATGTTTGGAAATGTAAAAAATGAAGCAGGATTGCTATTCAACAAGGGAAATTTTAAATTGGTAAAGAAAATTTTGAAAAAAGATGAAGAAATTGCTAAGCACAACCATGAAGATGAGGAAATTATTTTCACAGTTTTGAAAGGGAAAATGGAAATGTTTTTGAATGAAACTGAAAAACATATTTTAGTACCAGGAGATATTTTACATTTTGACGGAATAAACTTTATTAATGGAAGTGCTTTGGAAGATTCTGAAGTTAGTGTAACATTAATAAAAAAATAA
- the miaB gene encoding tRNA (N6-isopentenyl adenosine(37)-C2)-methylthiotransferase MiaB — protein MEKRATIITYGCQMNVNESAKMKQMLQTMGYHMTEDIENTDLVFLNTCTVREGAAVKVYGKLGDLKRIKEEKDGKMIIGVTGCLAQEVRDEFIKKTPYVDLVLGNQNIGRIPDILERIESGEETHIVMVDDEDELPTRVDADFGDDIVASISITYGCNNYCTFCIVPYVRGMERSVPLNEIVSDVEQYTKKGYKEILFLGQNVNSYGSDFANGQDNFAELLEESANVEGDFWIKYVSPHPKDFSDEVIDTIARNPKIARMLHLPLQSGSTKILDAMNRGYTKEEFIALAKKIKEKVPDIGLTTDIIVGFPGETDEDFQDTMDVVNEVGFENAFMFMYSKRTGTPAATMGKQVDEQIKNERLQQLMRLQNMKAKEESQKYLGKIVKVLVEGPSRKNPEMLTGRSSTHKIVLFKSDRKDLKGKFVNTRIYDAKTWTLYGELVEE, from the coding sequence GTGGAAAAGAGAGCAACAATAATAACTTATGGTTGTCAGATGAATGTAAATGAAAGTGCAAAAATGAAACAAATGTTACAAACAATGGGGTACCATATGACAGAAGATATTGAAAATACGGATTTGGTATTTTTGAATACTTGTACAGTAAGAGAAGGGGCGGCTGTTAAGGTGTATGGAAAACTTGGGGATTTGAAAAGAATAAAGGAAGAAAAAGATGGGAAAATGATTATTGGTGTTACAGGATGCCTTGCTCAGGAAGTAAGGGATGAATTTATTAAAAAGACTCCTTATGTGGACTTGGTACTTGGAAATCAGAATATAGGAAGAATTCCTGATATTTTAGAAAGAATTGAATCTGGGGAAGAAACACATATTGTTATGGTGGATGATGAGGATGAATTGCCGACAAGGGTTGATGCTGACTTTGGGGATGATATCGTAGCTTCAATTTCCATAACTTATGGATGCAATAATTATTGTACATTTTGTATAGTTCCTTATGTACGTGGAATGGAGCGTTCTGTACCGCTTAACGAAATAGTTAGTGATGTTGAACAATATACAAAAAAAGGATACAAAGAGATATTATTTTTAGGACAGAATGTAAATTCGTATGGAAGCGATTTTGCAAATGGGCAGGATAATTTTGCAGAATTATTGGAGGAAAGTGCAAATGTAGAAGGAGATTTCTGGATAAAATATGTGTCGCCACATCCAAAGGACTTTAGTGATGAAGTAATTGATACAATCGCAAGAAACCCGAAAATAGCAAGAATGCTGCATCTGCCGCTGCAATCCGGTTCTACAAAAATTTTGGATGCAATGAACAGAGGATACACAAAAGAGGAATTTATTGCACTTGCTAAAAAAATTAAGGAGAAAGTACCTGATATTGGGCTTACAACAGATATTATCGTAGGTTTTCCAGGGGAAACAGATGAAGATTTTCAAGACACGATGGATGTTGTGAATGAAGTTGGATTTGAAAATGCGTTTATGTTCATGTATTCAAAGAGAACAGGGACTCCTGCGGCTACTATGGGCAAACAAGTCGATGAGCAAATAAAAAATGAGAGACTGCAGCAGCTTATGAGATTACAGAATATGAAGGCAAAAGAAGAAAGCCAGAAATATCTTGGAAAAATTGTTAAAGTGCTTGTGGAAGGACCGAGCAGAAAAAATCCTGAAATGTTGACAGGAAGAAGTTCTACGCATAAAATAGTTTTATTTAAGAGCGATAGAAAGGATTTGAAAGGGAAATTTGTGAATACAAGAATTTATGATGCAAAAACATGGACATTATATGGAGAGTTGGTGGAGGAGTAA
- a CDS encoding M23 family metallopeptidase: MENENKNVDEVLDEKKEEKVEKENSKSGRKTGIIIGVITLLILGIIIVGMMFIRKNIDSGNNGVNGDEEDKIFRIDPIKNPQVTYYNFRGEVYPDWAKFGLTRSNGARGHQGIDIFALPGTDVYAVLDGKIVDMYVDKTGYGLNFYLEVDPKELEKIKRKNYQPKLSAREMDYSSNYDPNTMQIKYIRYCHLSEVNVKVGDIVKAGQVIAKSGVTGNASGTRAPHLHFEIAFEMRGKGLVNRVDPEMYFEIKNGDQMTKQEINAQTEAAKTEWFETKGYDAAFRDASVFTEEKVNPDGSKMNQNSNKVKNLRRRIRKKRM, from the coding sequence ATGGAAAATGAAAATAAAAATGTAGATGAGGTTTTGGATGAAAAAAAAGAAGAAAAAGTAGAAAAGGAAAATTCAAAATCTGGCAGGAAAACAGGGATAATTATAGGTGTAATAACTTTATTAATTTTAGGAATTATAATTGTTGGAATGATGTTTATTAGGAAAAATATTGATTCTGGAAATAATGGTGTGAATGGAGATGAAGAAGATAAGATTTTTAGAATCGATCCGATAAAAAATCCGCAAGTTACGTATTACAATTTTCGTGGGGAAGTTTATCCTGACTGGGCTAAATTTGGGCTAACTAGAAGTAATGGAGCGAGAGGACATCAAGGAATTGATATTTTTGCATTGCCAGGAACAGATGTTTATGCTGTGCTGGATGGTAAAATTGTGGATATGTATGTTGATAAAACAGGTTATGGATTGAATTTCTATTTAGAAGTTGATCCAAAAGAATTAGAGAAAATAAAAAGAAAAAACTATCAGCCAAAATTAAGTGCAAGGGAAATGGACTATAGCAGCAACTATGATCCAAACACAATGCAGATAAAGTACATTAGATATTGCCATTTAAGCGAAGTAAATGTAAAAGTTGGAGATATTGTAAAGGCTGGACAAGTGATAGCTAAATCAGGGGTAACAGGAAATGCAAGCGGAACACGTGCTCCACATCTACATTTTGAAATAGCCTTTGAAATGCGTGGAAAAGGTCTTGTAAATAGGGTAGATCCAGAAATGTATTTTGAGATAAAAAATGGAGATCAAATGACAAAACAAGAAATAAATGCTCAAACTGAAGCAGCTAAAACAGAATGGTTTGAAACAAAAGGATATGATGCTGCTTTTAGAGATGCAAGTGTATTTACTGAAGAAAAGGTGAATCCAGATGGTAGTAAAATGAACCAAAATTCAAATAAAGTTAAAAATCTGAGAAGAAGAATTAGGAAAAAGAGGATGTAA
- a CDS encoding DUF7336 domain-containing protein gives MKSEKQKIKKVYMLYHRDEKDDDKLIGFFSTKEKALEIVDKWKEMKGFMDCPEGFKIRTMIIGKDYYTKGFKSKSLK, from the coding sequence ATGAAATCTGAAAAACAAAAGATAAAAAAAGTGTACATGCTGTATCATAGAGATGAAAAGGATGATGATAAATTAATAGGATTTTTTTCAACAAAGGAAAAGGCATTGGAAATTGTTGATAAATGGAAAGAAATGAAAGGTTTTATGGATTGTCCTGAAGGATTTAAAATTAGAACCATGATAATTGGGAAAGATTACTACACAAAAGGGTTTAAATCTAAAAGCCTTAAATAA
- the truA gene encoding tRNA pseudouridine(38-40) synthase TruA, whose translation MGKRNLKMIYQYDGSKFCGFQRQKKMKTVQGEIEKAIFKTFNQKINMISSGRTDKGVHAMEQVSNFIIDENIPIEAIKRQINKCLKGEVKVLEVEEVEKDFNARFDAKNRTYLYIMRNEEDITPFEANYMTGLKTSVNVEKFQEIMNDFVGKYDFSSFMKKDKAYRNPVREIVYIKCYYDAKNGKKQLNVEICGNGFLKTMVRIMIGSALAVYFGNVEEDYIKKRLENPNADDKKILAASEGLYLYKVNY comes from the coding sequence ATGGGAAAAAGAAATTTAAAAATGATTTATCAGTATGATGGAAGTAAATTTTGCGGATTTCAGCGACAAAAAAAAATGAAAACTGTACAAGGCGAAATTGAGAAAGCTATTTTTAAAACTTTTAATCAAAAAATAAATATGATTTCATCAGGAAGAACTGATAAAGGAGTTCATGCTATGGAGCAGGTTTCTAATTTTATTATTGATGAAAATATCCCGATAGAAGCGATAAAAAGACAAATTAATAAATGTCTAAAGGGAGAAGTTAAGGTCTTGGAAGTTGAGGAAGTTGAAAAAGATTTTAATGCACGATTTGATGCAAAAAATAGGACTTATCTCTATATTATGAGGAATGAGGAAGATATTACGCCGTTTGAAGCAAATTATATGACTGGATTGAAGACAAGTGTAAATGTGGAAAAATTTCAGGAAATAATGAATGATTTTGTTGGAAAATATGATTTTAGTAGCTTTATGAAAAAGGACAAGGCTTATAGGAACCCTGTGAGAGAAATTGTCTATATAAAATGCTATTATGATGCAAAAAATGGTAAAAAGCAGTTAAATGTCGAGATTTGTGGAAATGGATTTTTGAAAACGATGGTTAGAATTATGATTGGTTCAGCACTTGCGGTTTATTTTGGGAATGTAGAAGAAGATTATATAAAAAAAAGGTTAGAGAATCCTAATGCTGATGATAAGAAAATTTTGGCAGCTTCGGAAGGATTATATCTGTATAAAGTAAATTATTGA
- the coaBC gene encoding bifunctional phosphopantothenoylcysteine decarboxylase/phosphopantothenate--cysteine ligase CoaBC, giving the protein MKNILVGVTGGIAAYKSAGIVSLLKKKGYNVKVVMTENATKIIGPLTLETLSRNRIYVDMWDGNPHYEVEHISLADWADMVLIAPATYNIIGKVANGIADDMLTTILSAVSIRKPVFFTLAMNVNMYENPILKENIDKLKSFGYRFIDAEEGLLACNYSAKGRMSDPEDIVEEIERYSIFSKIENFDTALKGKKILITSGRTKENIDPIRYLSNNSSGKMGYSLAQAAADLGAEVTLISGPTDLKIPNGLKNFISVESALEMYEKVDEYFKDTDIFIACAAVADYRPKEYKNEKIKKSDSDFVIELVRNPDILLEMSRKKEKQLLVGFAAETNNIKENALKKLEKKNLDIIVANNASVMGSDENVIEIIRKDRTSVEISQKSKMELAYDILSEVICELERR; this is encoded by the coding sequence GTAGGAGTTACAGGGGGAATTGCAGCATATAAATCGGCTGGAATTGTATCGCTTTTGAAAAAGAAAGGATATAATGTGAAAGTTGTGATGACTGAAAATGCTACAAAAATCATTGGCCCTTTGACTCTTGAAACTTTATCAAGAAATAGGATTTATGTGGATATGTGGGACGGTAATCCACACTATGAGGTGGAACATATTTCACTTGCGGATTGGGCAGATATGGTTTTGATTGCACCTGCGACTTATAATATAATTGGAAAAGTTGCAAATGGGATTGCAGATGATATGCTTACGACAATCCTTTCCGCTGTTTCGATAAGAAAGCCAGTATTTTTTACCTTGGCAATGAATGTGAATATGTATGAAAATCCCATTTTAAAAGAAAATATTGATAAGCTGAAATCCTTTGGATATAGGTTTATTGATGCAGAAGAAGGCTTGCTTGCCTGCAATTACAGTGCGAAGGGTAGAATGAGCGATCCAGAAGATATTGTCGAAGAAATAGAAAGATACAGTATTTTTTCAAAAATAGAAAATTTTGATACTGCGTTAAAAGGCAAAAAAATTCTTATAACAAGTGGAAGAACAAAGGAAAATATTGATCCAATCAGATATTTGTCAAATAATTCAAGCGGGAAAATGGGATATTCACTTGCTCAGGCGGCGGCTGATTTGGGAGCAGAAGTAACTTTAATTAGCGGGCCTACGGACTTGAAAATTCCAAATGGGCTTAAAAATTTTATTTCTGTGGAATCAGCGTTGGAAATGTATGAGAAAGTGGATGAATATTTTAAAGATACTGATATTTTCATAGCTTGTGCCGCAGTTGCTGATTACAGACCAAAGGAGTACAAAAACGAAAAAATAAAGAAATCTGATTCAGATTTTGTTATAGAATTGGTTAGAAATCCTGATATTTTGCTAGAGATGAGCAGGAAAAAAGAAAAACAGCTATTAGTTGGATTTGCGGCAGAAACTAACAATATAAAGGAAAATGCCTTGAAAAAGCTGGAAAAGAAAAATTTGGATATTATAGTGGCAAATAATGCGTCTGTAATGGGCAGCGATGAAAATGTGATTGAGATTATTAGAAAAGATAGGACTTCGGTGGAAATTAGTCAGAAAAGTAAGATGGAGCTGGCTTATGATATTTTGAGTGAGGTTATTTGTGAATTGGAAAGAAGATAA